TCCCCTGCAGGATATTTTTGCACTTCTATATCCTGAGGAAGTGGGTATAAAAGAGTATTTTAATATAAATATTGCCGGCACTTCCTGCAGTATTGAAAACCAAAATAAAAATTTCTGCAGGATTTTGCCCCCTATTCAAAAACTTGAGCCTTTTAAAAAGCAGCTTACAAAGATTTTTAACAGGGAAAGCCAGCCCTTTGACTACCCTGAAAGACTCATTGAACATGGTACATTTTTTACATGGATTGCAAACATAACACCTGGAAGAAAAATAATATATCAAAACCCTGTAACTAAAAAATGGGATGAACTAAAGCACGGTAAAGAAGGTACCCCTGTACTGGAAATTGTGGTCTCAAACCTTACTGACGAAAAACAAATTGGCGCTGTTGAACTGCCGAAAAAATTCAGAAAGGCTATTAAGAAAAACAGAAAGTATAAACTATTAGATATTGCATACCCAAGTGCTAAAGGAAAAGCTTACTACAGAACAAGCGAGGAAATGCTAGGACAAATATATATAGAGCTTTCCAAAAAAACAGACCACCACTTTATAGTGTATGAATTATAAAGAACTGGATATCCCAATGCATGACTATGGTAAAATTGATGAAATTTAGCGTAAAAAGTTGAAATTTAGCTGTGGCAAGGGTAAACCTTTTGCCACAGCTTTCTTTTTTAATTAATTTATTTTAATTTATTTTTTGAATTTAATTCTTTTAAGTTTACTTTTTTCCGGTTCTCCCCTTTTTTATACTCTCACCCCATATACTTTTTCTTTTTTATAATGATACATCCTTTAATGCTTTTATCATACTTCCCTGCTATTTAGGATTTACATGTACCATACAGTGTTTTACCATTTCAAACTCTCTTTCAATTGCATCATGCACCCTTTCAGCAACTTCATGGGCTTCATTTAATGATTTAGAGCCATCCGCAACAATTTCCACATCAACATACATTTTATTCCCAAATAATCTGGTTTTAATTTCATCAATATGCAGCACCCCTTCCTGGGCCTTTATTACATTCCTGATTTTCTCTAATATTTCTTCATCACAGGATTTATCTACCAGTTTATCAACGGACTCTCTAAAAATATCAAAGGCTGCTTTGCCTATAAATATACATATTACTAAACCGGCAACCGGATCAAGTATGGGAAATCCTATACGTGCCCCTAAAATTCCTATAAATGCACCTATTGATGACAGTGAATCCGAGCGGTGGTGCCAGGCATCTGCCATAAGTGAACCTGAGTTGATTTTCTTTGCTGCACTTCTGGTATACCAATACATCCACTCTTTAACAGCAATTGATAAAACAGCTGCAATAAGTGCCAATACCCCCGGAATTTCAAGTTCTCCATAATTTCCGCCAAATATTTTTTCTAATCCATTTAATCCGATAAACATTCCCGTAACAGCCAGCATAACTGAAAGCACAATGGATGCAACGGATTCCAGCCTTTCATGCCCGTATTGATGAGTGCTGTCAGCTTTTTTGTGTGAAATGTTAACACCTATAATTACTATGAAAGTACTAAATACATCAGAAGCCGTATGTATAGCATCTGAAACCATTGCCCCCGACTTTGCAAATATACCTGCAAAAAGTTTTAAAATAAATAATATGAGATTCATAATAATGGTTATTTTAGATACTTTCATGGCAATTTTTTTTGCTTGGGAATTGCTAAATTGAATATCGTCTTTTTTCACCACGGTTCCTCCGTTTTTACTAATATTATACCTGCTTTTTATTTTCCACTAAATTTATATATTAAGCATCTTTTTAATTTAAATTATGCTATAAATATCATTTTTATAAAATGATGTTTAGATTTACAGACCATCAATAACTCCTAAAACATACCTATTTAACAAGGCATAATCTAAAGTGTTTATTATTCCATCCCTATTTAAATCCGCTGTATTTATACCATTAAGGTTTGGAAATTCGTTGATAATTTCCAAAAGATATCTTCCAAGCAGCACGCAGTCAAGTGAATTAACTGTATTATCACCATTTAAATCCCCATATAATATACCCTGATTTAAATACCGTTCTTTCGCAGGAATTGTTCCGTTTAACCTGTCTGCACCTATTGAAGGCCATTCTAAAGACTTGTAAAAAGATGGCTTTGAATTATGATAATATGAAACCGGTATGATGTGACCGGAAACTCTTTCATCCCATTCAATTGAGCCGTTGATATAATTTCCATGTATTAAAAAAGTGGAAGGATCTATTAAATGAGGGTATCGGCTGTCTGTATCCCACAACAAACTACCCTTTACCAGTTCATTACCTAAAAATACCTGATAGTTTGAAGAATCTTCAATCCTGATTCCTTCAGTCTCTATCCTGTTGCGCAAAAAAGTATTTGCTCCTGAAGGTCCCCAATAGTCTGACACGGTTATTTTCTGAACTATATTTCCCTCAAAAAGATTAGCATGGGGGTAATGCCCGTGGAGTGAAATATCTGCAGGCGTCCAGTTGCCTCCTTCGCTTTGATAAGGCTCTATAGAATAGTTATATCCAAAAACATTGCCGTTTGAACCTA
The genomic region above belongs to Acetivibrio saccincola and contains:
- a CDS encoding cation diffusion facilitator family transporter, encoding MKKDDIQFSNSQAKKIAMKVSKITIIMNLILFILKLFAGIFAKSGAMVSDAIHTASDVFSTFIVIIGVNISHKKADSTHQYGHERLESVASIVLSVMLAVTGMFIGLNGLEKIFGGNYGELEIPGVLALIAAVLSIAVKEWMYWYTRSAAKKINSGSLMADAWHHRSDSLSSIGAFIGILGARIGFPILDPVAGLVICIFIGKAAFDIFRESVDKLVDKSCDEEILEKIRNVIKAQEGVLHIDEIKTRLFGNKMYVDVEIVADGSKSLNEAHEVAERVHDAIEREFEMVKHCMVHVNPK